The following coding sequences lie in one Fundulus heteroclitus isolate FHET01 chromosome 20, MU-UCD_Fhet_4.1, whole genome shotgun sequence genomic window:
- the LOC105920804 gene encoding coiled-coil domain-containing protein 66 isoform X1 — protein MNLGDGLLFELENGKPRLILLAHAGVGKNPSKKLPSKHRAANILSAKQPSCVEEVQRKERPPQRSQREARLKAGRAALSCSSSVTTSDGRATVLPSSKAQGHHTERGSRAAAKVKTNKHKLSTGVGPQGGSGRAGPPPNPEDGGGRRAGQKLVLTGVDAGLKDGVVCLTREQLRQILSSIQTAGHGQPGPEEQAAQGGQPDTNPVSSVNGGEERKVKEDDKGEAEGRADDACGRFPRSSFTWLQELQSDSRAALNAKKAQWKRELDEQVALKQQHSAPSRLQGEEYAESTSSVGHREPPAAIRSSLRLGEVAPMEEALGAERKEQQRRRWLEELDRQREETAERRKREKALRRQTEDHELWAAHFDSLQRRAPAPSAPPPGRLSGSEREDWEPSSSLSLAWEAASSCGAESVLGASVDSTRGHTARTSYLRTMTSLLDPAQIEERERRRLKQLEQQRAIEAQMEERKKQKEEEEAKRRREEEEEEKRVAQEREKLQQQYELELLKRKEKVEPPEEGIGDGEPEETPESITVTRRTRCLENGSSLSSLYKDTFVQTEDTPPPPPPPACPPTAERLQTADVSAQSHPPPPGSAEPPNGRRRAARAGKENICLPTGEDPYEPFARTKTKRRPEWNTQRPSRRFVPASERYPVALQKNRQESRLRRQAELLALQERTRLPRTEPPPQLQETRLCPDGQQRSTSPVKKEESGSRGRSDHQTANSADRGRSPPAPAIRPAVRTQQASSSPPPALEFIPYLRTDEVFSLDPLEPAATPPPKTHSGPPPDGSAPPPVPSHRDPLLHPEMMRSSQRQQDILRGLAQLRQGLLRKQRELETDLNPLRSRHDNEQRGAPAARRT, from the exons ATGAACCTTGG AGATGGTTTGCTGTTTGAACTTGAAAATGGAAAACCCAGATTGATCTTACTGGCGCATG ccGGTGTTGGGAAAAATCCATCAAAG AAGCTGCCCAGCAAGCACAGAGCCGCTAACATCCTCAGCGCCAAGCAGCCGTCCTGCGTGGAGGAGGTGCAGCGGAAGGAGCGTCCGCCTCAGCGCAGTCAGAGGGAGGCCCGGCTCAAAGCAGGACGGGCAGCTCTGTCCTGCAGCTCCAGCGTCACCACCAGTGATGGCAGAGCCACCGTCCTGCCCTCATCCAAGGCTCAGGGCCATCACACAGAGCGAGGCAGCAGAGCCGCGGCTAAG gtgaagacaaacaaacacaagctCAGCACCGGCGTCGGACCTCAGGGCGGCTCTGGGAGAGCAGGACCGCCTCCAAACCCTGAGgatggaggagggaggagggcaGGGCAGAAGCTTGTGCTGACCGGTGTGGATGCAGGCCTGAAGGACGGCGTGGTGTGCCTAACGAGGGAACAGCTGCGACAGATCCTCAGCTCGATCCAGACGGCCGGACACGGCCAGCCGGGTCCAGAGGAGCAGGCGGCACAAG GAGGCCAACCCGACACCAACCCGGTCTCCTCTGTGAACggaggagaagaaagaaaagtaaaggAGGATGATAAAGGGGAAGCGGAAGGAAGAGCTGATGATGCATGTGGCAG ATTCCCTCGATCTTCGTTCACGTGGCTCCAGGAGCTTCAGTCAGACAGCAGAGCCGCCCTCAACGCTAAGAAGGCTCAGTGGAAACGAGAACTTG atgagCAAGTTGCCCTGAAGCAGCAGCATTCAGCCCCCAGCAGACTGCAG GGTGAGGAATACGCAGAGAGCACCTCATCCGTCGGCCACAGAGAGCCGCCCGCCGCCATCCGCTCCAGCCTCAGACTCGGG GAGGTCGCACCGATGGAGGAGGCGTTGGGCGCCGAGAGGAaagagcagcagaggaggcgCTGGCTGGAGGAGCTGGACCGTCAGAGGGAAGAGACGGCCGAGCGACGGAAACGGGAGAAAGCGCTGCGGCGACAG ACGGAGGACCACGAGCTCTGGGCGGCGCACTTCGACTCGCTCCAGCGCAGGGCTCCGGCTCCATCAGCGCCGCCTCCGGGTCGGCTCAGCGGCTCGGAGCGAGAGGACTGGGAGCCGTCGTCCAGCCTGTCGCTGGCCTGGGAGGCGGCCAGCAGCTGCGGAGCGGAGAGTGTCCTCGGAGCCAGCGTGGACTCCACGAGAGGACATACCGCCAGAACCAG CTATCTGAGGACCATGACGTCCCTGCTGGACCCTGCACAgatagaggagagagagaggaggaggctgaaacagctggagcagcag AGAGCCATTGAGGCCCAGATGGAGGAACGCAAGaagcagaaggaggaggaggaggcaaaaAGGAGAcgggaggaagaagaggaagagaagaGGGTTGCACAAGAGAgggagaagctgcagcagcagtaCGAGCTGGAGCTGCTGAAGAGGAAGGAGAAG GTGGAGCCGCCAGAGGAAGGCATCGGTGACGGCGAGCCAGAGGAGACACCCGAGTCCATAA CAGTTACCAGGCGGACCAGATGTCTGGAGAACGGCAGCAGCTTGTCTTCCTTATATAAAGACACGTTTGTTCAGACAG AGGacacccctcctcctcctcctcctcctgcctgcccACCCACAGCAGAGAGACTTCAGACCGCTGACGTCTCCGCGCAGAGCCACCCGCCTCCCCCTGGATCTGCTGAGCCTCCTAACGGCAGGAGACGCGCGGCCAGAGCAGGCAAGGAGAACATCTGTCTGCCGACGGGAGAGGACCCATATGAGCCGTTCGCCAGGACGAAGACCAAGAGGAGGCCCGAGTGGAACACGCAAAG GCCCAGCCGGCGGTTCGTCCCCGCCTCGGAGCGCTACCCGGTCGCCCTGCAGAAGAACCGACAGGAGAGCCGGCTGAGGAGGCAGGCTGAGCTCCTGGCTCTGCAGGAGAGGACCCGTCTGCCCAGAACAGAACCTCCCCCGCAGCTCCAGGAGACGCGTCTCTGCCCCGACGGCCAGCAGAGGAGCACCAGCCCCGTTAAGAAG GAGGAATCAGGGTCCAGAGGACGCAGCGACCACCAGACGGCCAACAGCGCCGACCG GGGGCGCTCTCCTCCTGCCCCTGCCATCAGACCTGCAGTCCGAACTCAGCAGGCTTCCAGTTCCCCTCCTCCTGCGCTGGAGTTCATTCCTTACCTTCGGACCGACGAGGTCTTCAGCCTGGACCCCCTGGAGCCCGCCGCCACGCCGCCACCCAAGACACACTCAG GTCCTCCTCCTGACGGTTCGGCGCCTCCTCCTGTCCCCTCGCACCGAGACCCGCTCCTCCACCCGGAGATGATGCGCAGCTCCCAGCGGCAGCAGGACATCCTGAGGGGCCTGGCTCAGCTTCGGCAG GGTCTGTTACGGAAGCAGAGGGAGCTGGAGACGGACCTGAATCCTCTCAGGAGTCGCCACGACAACGAGCAGCGCGGCGCCCCTGCGGCTCGCCGCACATGA
- the LOC105920804 gene encoding coiled-coil domain-containing protein 66 isoform X2, giving the protein MNLGDGLLFELENGKPRLILLAHAGVGKNPSKLPSKHRAANILSAKQPSCVEEVQRKERPPQRSQREARLKAGRAALSCSSSVTTSDGRATVLPSSKAQGHHTERGSRAAAKVKTNKHKLSTGVGPQGGSGRAGPPPNPEDGGGRRAGQKLVLTGVDAGLKDGVVCLTREQLRQILSSIQTAGHGQPGPEEQAAQGGQPDTNPVSSVNGGEERKVKEDDKGEAEGRADDACGRFPRSSFTWLQELQSDSRAALNAKKAQWKRELDEQVALKQQHSAPSRLQGEEYAESTSSVGHREPPAAIRSSLRLGEVAPMEEALGAERKEQQRRRWLEELDRQREETAERRKREKALRRQTEDHELWAAHFDSLQRRAPAPSAPPPGRLSGSEREDWEPSSSLSLAWEAASSCGAESVLGASVDSTRGHTARTSYLRTMTSLLDPAQIEERERRRLKQLEQQRAIEAQMEERKKQKEEEEAKRRREEEEEEKRVAQEREKLQQQYELELLKRKEKVEPPEEGIGDGEPEETPESITVTRRTRCLENGSSLSSLYKDTFVQTEDTPPPPPPPACPPTAERLQTADVSAQSHPPPPGSAEPPNGRRRAARAGKENICLPTGEDPYEPFARTKTKRRPEWNTQRPSRRFVPASERYPVALQKNRQESRLRRQAELLALQERTRLPRTEPPPQLQETRLCPDGQQRSTSPVKKEESGSRGRSDHQTANSADRGRSPPAPAIRPAVRTQQASSSPPPALEFIPYLRTDEVFSLDPLEPAATPPPKTHSGPPPDGSAPPPVPSHRDPLLHPEMMRSSQRQQDILRGLAQLRQGLLRKQRELETDLNPLRSRHDNEQRGAPAARRT; this is encoded by the exons ATGAACCTTGG AGATGGTTTGCTGTTTGAACTTGAAAATGGAAAACCCAGATTGATCTTACTGGCGCATG ccGGTGTTGGGAAAAATCCATCAAAG CTGCCCAGCAAGCACAGAGCCGCTAACATCCTCAGCGCCAAGCAGCCGTCCTGCGTGGAGGAGGTGCAGCGGAAGGAGCGTCCGCCTCAGCGCAGTCAGAGGGAGGCCCGGCTCAAAGCAGGACGGGCAGCTCTGTCCTGCAGCTCCAGCGTCACCACCAGTGATGGCAGAGCCACCGTCCTGCCCTCATCCAAGGCTCAGGGCCATCACACAGAGCGAGGCAGCAGAGCCGCGGCTAAG gtgaagacaaacaaacacaagctCAGCACCGGCGTCGGACCTCAGGGCGGCTCTGGGAGAGCAGGACCGCCTCCAAACCCTGAGgatggaggagggaggagggcaGGGCAGAAGCTTGTGCTGACCGGTGTGGATGCAGGCCTGAAGGACGGCGTGGTGTGCCTAACGAGGGAACAGCTGCGACAGATCCTCAGCTCGATCCAGACGGCCGGACACGGCCAGCCGGGTCCAGAGGAGCAGGCGGCACAAG GAGGCCAACCCGACACCAACCCGGTCTCCTCTGTGAACggaggagaagaaagaaaagtaaaggAGGATGATAAAGGGGAAGCGGAAGGAAGAGCTGATGATGCATGTGGCAG ATTCCCTCGATCTTCGTTCACGTGGCTCCAGGAGCTTCAGTCAGACAGCAGAGCCGCCCTCAACGCTAAGAAGGCTCAGTGGAAACGAGAACTTG atgagCAAGTTGCCCTGAAGCAGCAGCATTCAGCCCCCAGCAGACTGCAG GGTGAGGAATACGCAGAGAGCACCTCATCCGTCGGCCACAGAGAGCCGCCCGCCGCCATCCGCTCCAGCCTCAGACTCGGG GAGGTCGCACCGATGGAGGAGGCGTTGGGCGCCGAGAGGAaagagcagcagaggaggcgCTGGCTGGAGGAGCTGGACCGTCAGAGGGAAGAGACGGCCGAGCGACGGAAACGGGAGAAAGCGCTGCGGCGACAG ACGGAGGACCACGAGCTCTGGGCGGCGCACTTCGACTCGCTCCAGCGCAGGGCTCCGGCTCCATCAGCGCCGCCTCCGGGTCGGCTCAGCGGCTCGGAGCGAGAGGACTGGGAGCCGTCGTCCAGCCTGTCGCTGGCCTGGGAGGCGGCCAGCAGCTGCGGAGCGGAGAGTGTCCTCGGAGCCAGCGTGGACTCCACGAGAGGACATACCGCCAGAACCAG CTATCTGAGGACCATGACGTCCCTGCTGGACCCTGCACAgatagaggagagagagaggaggaggctgaaacagctggagcagcag AGAGCCATTGAGGCCCAGATGGAGGAACGCAAGaagcagaaggaggaggaggaggcaaaaAGGAGAcgggaggaagaagaggaagagaagaGGGTTGCACAAGAGAgggagaagctgcagcagcagtaCGAGCTGGAGCTGCTGAAGAGGAAGGAGAAG GTGGAGCCGCCAGAGGAAGGCATCGGTGACGGCGAGCCAGAGGAGACACCCGAGTCCATAA CAGTTACCAGGCGGACCAGATGTCTGGAGAACGGCAGCAGCTTGTCTTCCTTATATAAAGACACGTTTGTTCAGACAG AGGacacccctcctcctcctcctcctcctgcctgcccACCCACAGCAGAGAGACTTCAGACCGCTGACGTCTCCGCGCAGAGCCACCCGCCTCCCCCTGGATCTGCTGAGCCTCCTAACGGCAGGAGACGCGCGGCCAGAGCAGGCAAGGAGAACATCTGTCTGCCGACGGGAGAGGACCCATATGAGCCGTTCGCCAGGACGAAGACCAAGAGGAGGCCCGAGTGGAACACGCAAAG GCCCAGCCGGCGGTTCGTCCCCGCCTCGGAGCGCTACCCGGTCGCCCTGCAGAAGAACCGACAGGAGAGCCGGCTGAGGAGGCAGGCTGAGCTCCTGGCTCTGCAGGAGAGGACCCGTCTGCCCAGAACAGAACCTCCCCCGCAGCTCCAGGAGACGCGTCTCTGCCCCGACGGCCAGCAGAGGAGCACCAGCCCCGTTAAGAAG GAGGAATCAGGGTCCAGAGGACGCAGCGACCACCAGACGGCCAACAGCGCCGACCG GGGGCGCTCTCCTCCTGCCCCTGCCATCAGACCTGCAGTCCGAACTCAGCAGGCTTCCAGTTCCCCTCCTCCTGCGCTGGAGTTCATTCCTTACCTTCGGACCGACGAGGTCTTCAGCCTGGACCCCCTGGAGCCCGCCGCCACGCCGCCACCCAAGACACACTCAG GTCCTCCTCCTGACGGTTCGGCGCCTCCTCCTGTCCCCTCGCACCGAGACCCGCTCCTCCACCCGGAGATGATGCGCAGCTCCCAGCGGCAGCAGGACATCCTGAGGGGCCTGGCTCAGCTTCGGCAG GGTCTGTTACGGAAGCAGAGGGAGCTGGAGACGGACCTGAATCCTCTCAGGAGTCGCCACGACAACGAGCAGCGCGGCGCCCCTGCGGCTCGCCGCACATGA